The DNA window CTGCCTGTCTGGACTCAGGCCCTGGCCCTGGCCGAGCGCCCCGGGTTGACGAAGTGGCTCGCTCCGCTCCTGCGCTCGTCGCGCATGGACGTTCGTGCCGCGGTGGTTCGCATCATGGGGCGCCGTCTGGAGGGTGGTTCGGAGTTGCTCATGCCGTTGTTGGACTCCCCTTCGGCGCAGGTGCGTGGGGCGGCGGCCTGGGCGCTCGCGCAGCTCGGTCATGCCCCCGCGAGCTCCGTGCTGGAGAGTCAGTTGCTCGCCCCGCCTGGAGACGAGTGGGCGGAGCTGGCGCTGGCGGCCTTGTGTCTGGGCTCTTCCCGCGTGCTTCCGCTCTGCCGGACGATGGGCCGTGCTGGAGGGACGAGCTCGCGGGGCTTGCCTCGGCTGCTGGCGTTGGCCGGCGACGAGCGGGACTGGCCCATGCTTCAGCAATTGAAAGCCCGCCCTGACACGGCGCTGGCCGCGCTGGAGGCCATGGGCATCCTGGGGGCTGTCGAGGCCATTCCTTGTTTGATGGATGAGCTTGCGGGCGAGGCTCGCGAGCATCGGCTGGTCGCGGCCGGTGCGCTGAACCTCATGACGGGGGCGGGGCTTCAGCAGGTCGTGAAGGTCCAGGCGGAGGATGAGGAGGACCCGCCACAGGAGCTGCGGCTCCCCAGCACGGACCGGGCTGTCTGGGAACAATGGTGGAAGGAGAATCGCTCCCGCTTCCAAGGCATCAAGCGGGTGCGGCTGGGAAAGTCCTATGCCGTGGAGAGCTGCCTGGAGGAACTGGCGGCTCCCGAGAGCTCACGTGAGACCCGGAGAAGGGCGTGGGAGGAGCTCGCTGTTCGCTCTCGGCAGCACGTGGGGATGGACCTCGATGGCCCCGTGCTTGGACAGAAGCAGGGGCTGGCTGAGTGGCGGAAGCGCCTGCGTCGGTGACGCCCTGGCGCCCCATGGGCTGTTGTCCGAGGAGCAGTGATGACCATCCGTGGGGATGGAGCAGGGCGCGGGAGTGCGGCGCAGTCAACGCGAGGAGTATCAACGACTGGTCGTTGAGTTGACTGGGATTGCCTTGGTTTTGCGCGAGGACGTAAGAGGACGGCGCTTCATCTGGCTGTTCTGTGCTGTCCGAGGGGGGCTGTGATGTTCCTTGCGCGCGTTGTGAATGGCGTTGTGTTGTCTTTGTCGGTGATGTTCCTGGTGCTGGTGTCTGGGTGCGGAGCCGGTGCTCCGTCCTCGGGCCATGAAGAGTCGGAGCCTTCGCTGGTGGAGGAGGCGTCCCTCGAAAGCGCGGAGCAGGACCTTGCCTCGTGCAAGTACTACAACTACTACCGGGACGAGGCGCGGAACCCTCGCGGACCCAATCGCTGTTCCAGCAGTTGCGACTGTGACGGCATG is part of the Myxococcus landrumus genome and encodes:
- a CDS encoding HEAT repeat domain-containing protein produces the protein MAVLPPPTRNPAEVAFVREMQEEHFSELEFLLEQRQTRLLDESALWEDLADLEERVAAHVDAMRIGQDVAVPLAKEGLADGDEPRLMAAVYALASIVEEAELDSLLQEMEHVAEDLLPVWTQALALAERPGLTKWLAPLLRSSRMDVRAAVVRIMGRRLEGGSELLMPLLDSPSAQVRGAAAWALAQLGHAPASSVLESQLLAPPGDEWAELALAALCLGSSRVLPLCRTMGRAGGTSSRGLPRLLALAGDERDWPMLQQLKARPDTALAALEAMGILGAVEAIPCLMDELAGEAREHRLVAAGALNLMTGAGLQQVVKVQAEDEEDPPQELRLPSTDRAVWEQWWKENRSRFQGIKRVRLGKSYAVESCLEELAAPESSRETRRRAWEELAVRSRQHVGMDLDGPVLGQKQGLAEWRKRLRR